A window of the Ogataea parapolymorpha DL-1 chromosome V, whole genome shotgun sequence genome harbors these coding sequences:
- a CDS encoding D-galactonate transporter: protein MKESKEDEKHIGIIEVTSHTPEDFVDFTEEEEKKVVRKIDMYVLPVMCLVFFAQYLDKQSLAYAVIVGLREDLHLNGPQYSWCTSGFYLAQLASQIVYMYLLSKFPTKMVTGICVIIWAAVCMCLAAPATFAGFVTVRAFLGFFEGCVSPAFVIVTSSYYKKSEHGLRTAAWISCNAITQVLATYLFYGLAKGENNLSMAVWRVGFLVCGAFTLVVGLLFYFMVPLSPKEAWFLTEREKTIAVHRLLAEADRGEKKSWDWDQAKECLTDWVAWSSFLFGLITTMCSCPIGFSTIIINGFGYDKFKTMEYSSPSGAVQFVMIWIGVAMIKIAPRQRCIIICLLILVPLAGNIMLFKMRFSGGWGVIVGGWLGSCITSFYSINLSLNASNVRGNTKKSIVNNLYYVGYSLAAVVAAQWWNYTADPTFTAGIIVDIVLWIIMIAGMLLYRWKCISENKRRERIIASGQADNFDESRDLTDRQDVYHRYSY, encoded by the coding sequence ATGAAAGAAAGCAAAGAGGACGAAAAACACATTGGGATCATTGAGGTTACCAGCCATACGCCGGAAGACTTTGTCGACTTCacggaggaagaggaaaaaaaggTTGTGCGCAAGATTGACATGTACGTGCTGCCAGTGATGTGTCTCGTGTTCTTTGCGCAGTATCTGGACAAGCAGTCGCTGGCATATGCTGTGATTGTGGGGCTGCGTGAAGATTTGCACTTGAACGGCCCTCAGTACAGCTGGTGCACTTCTGGCTTCTATCTGGCCCAACTGGCCTCCCAGATCGTGTACATGTATCTGCTCAGTAAGTTTCCGACCAAGATGGTGACGGGAATCTGCGTTATTATTTGGGCCGCAGTGTGCATGTGCCTTGCAGCACCTGCTACATTTGCAGGCTTTGTCACCGTTCGGGCTTTTTTGGGATTTTTCGAAGGGTGTGTGTCGCCTGCGTTTGTTATCGTCACCAGCTCGTACTACAAAAAAAGCGAGCACGGGTTGCGGACTGCCGCCTGGATTTCCTGCAACGCCATCACACAGGTGCTGGCCACCTATCTGTTCTACGGCCTGGCTAAGGGAGAGAACAATCTGAGCATGGCCGTGTGGCGGGTCGGGTTTCTGGTGTGCGGGGCATTCACTCTCGTCGTTGGTCTGCTGTTCTACTTCATGGTGCCCCTCTCACCTAAAGAGGCCTGGTTTTTGACCGAACGCGAAAAGACGATTGCCGTTCACCGGCTATTGGCGGAGGCGGATCgtggagagaaaaaatcgTGGGACTGGGACCAGGCAAAAGAGTGTCTGACAGACTGGGTTGCATGGTCGTCTTTCCTGTTCGGCCTGATCACCACCATGTGCTCCTGTCCGATCGGGTTCTCGACCATCATCATCAACGGCTTTGGTTAtgacaagttcaagaccATGGAGTACAGTTCACCGTCCGGCGCGGTGCAATTTGTGATGATCTGGATCGGCGTGGCCATGATCAAAATCGCACCGAGACAGCGGTGTATTATCATCTGTCTGCTGATCCTGGTTCCGCTTGCAGGCAACATCATGCTGTTCAAAATGCGTTTCAGCGGCGGATGGGGGGTTATAGTTGGCGGCTGGCTCGGTTCCTGCATAACCTCGTTCTACTCCATCAACCTCAGTTTGAACGCCTCTAACGTCCGTGGAAACACCAAGAAATCGATCGTCAACAACCTGTACTACGTCGGCTACTCGCTCGCGGCCGTGGTGGCCGCACAGTGGTGGAACTACACCGCAGACCCTACGTTTACGGCAGGCATCATCGTGGACATTGTGTTGTGGATTATCATGATTGCAGGCATGCTACTGTATAGATGGAAGTGCATATCCGAGAACAAGCGGCGCGAACGCATCATCGCGAGCGGCCAGGCAGACAACTTCGACGAGTCTCGGGACCTGACAGACCGCCAAGACGTGTACCACCGGTATAGTTATTAA
- a CDS encoding Aspartokinase — translation MSLADSVSSLSSLPSGWIVQKFGGTSVGKFPEQICEDIVKAYNESHQVVVVCSARSTHLKSEGTTTRLLLAAEYAADEKKEEFLEVLRLVEEDHVNNAREKIKNAELRERLINETKEEIEHVTRLLDACLIIGEVSAKSNDVVMACGEKLSCRFMSYLLQDRGVKARYVDLSMVASDMELNNGLDAHSYKLLGERFAAEVRRLPEGTVPVMTGFFGLIPGGLLRAVGRGYTDLCAALTAVGLAAEELQIWKEVDGIFTADPRKVQKARLLASVTPDEAAELTYYGSEVIHPFTMEQVIKARIPIRIKNVMNPQGDGTIIYPDNIGKRGEATPPHPPISVQNIPASVFTSKKTATAVTAKSDIAVLNIHSNKKTLSHGFLAGVFTVLDKHKLVVDLISTSEVHISMALHYTKELKHNFGKALEELRKFGDCDVTKDLCIVSLVGIHMKQLIGIAGAMFKILADERINIEMISQGANEINISCVIDRKDVIKALNALHDRLLLRAFTGGSAVDQRLENLKLDDVI, via the coding sequence ATGTCTTTAGCAGATTCAGTATCGTCTCTGAGCTCGCTGCCATCGGGCTGGATAGTGCAAAAATTCGGCGGAACCAGCGTCGGCAAGTTCCCCGAGCAGATATGTGAGGACATCGTGAAAGCGTACAACGAGAGCCACCAGGTGGTGGTGGTTTGCAGTGCTAGATCCACGCACCTCAAGTCGGAGGGCACCACCACGCGACTGCTTCTGGCCGCAGAGTACGCGGCGGAtgagaagaaagaagagttTCTGGAGGTTTTGCGGcttgtggaggaggacCACGTCAACAACGCTAGAGAGAAAATTAAAAACGCTGAGCTTAGAGAACGGCTCATCAACgagaccaaggaggagatcgagCACGTGACACGGCTTTTGGACGCGTGTCTGATCATCGGCGAGGTCAGTGCCAAGTCGAACGACGTGGTCATGGCGTGCGGCGAGAAATTGAGCTGCCGATTTATGAGTTATTTGTTGCAGGACAGAGGGGTCAAGGCGCGGTATGTGGACCTGTCGATGGTGGCGTCGGACatggagctcaacaacggGCTGGACGCGCACTCGTACAAGCTGCTAGGCGAGCGGTTCGCCGCAGAGGTGCGCCGGCTGCCTGAGGGCACAGTGCCTGTAATGACAGGGTTTTTTGGGCTGATTCCCGGCGGGTTATTGCGTGCTGTCGGCCGCGGTTATACCGATCTGTGTGCTGCGCTCACGGCTGTCGGGCTCGCTGCCGAGGAGCTACAGATCTGGAAAGAAGTGGACGGCATCTTCACGGCAGACCCGCGCAAGGTGCAAAAAGCCCGGCTGCTTGCGTCGGTCACGCCCGACGAGGCCGCCGAGCTCACCTACTACGGGTCCGAAGTTATACATCCGTTCACCATGGAGCAGGTTATCAAGGCGCGGATCCCAATCAGAATCAAGAACGTCATGAACCCGCAGGGCGACGGCACCATCATATATCCCGACAATATTGGCAAGCGCGGCGAGGCGACGCCGCCGCACCCGCCGATCTCCGTCCAGAACATCCCTGCGTCCGTCTTCACAAGCAAAAAGACCGCCACTGCCGTCACGGCCAAGTCGGACATTGCCGTGCTCAACATCCactccaacaagaagacGCTGTCGCACGGCTTTCTGGCTGGCGTGTTCACTGTTCTGGACAagcacaagcttgtcgttGACCTGATTTCGACGTCCGAGGTGCACATTTCGATGGCGTTGCACTACACGAAGGAGCTGAAACATAACTTTGGCAAGGCGCTGGAGGAACTGAGAAAATTCGGCGACTGCGACGTCACCAAGGACTTGTGCATCGTGTCGCTCGTGGGGATCCACATGAAGCAGCTGATCGGCATTGCGGGCGCTATGTTCAAGATTCTGGCCGACGAGCGGATCAACATCGAGATGATCAGCCAGGGAgccaacgagatcaacatCTCGTGTGTGATCGACCGCAAGGACGTGATCAAGGCGCTGAACGCGCTGCACgaccggctgctgctgcgggCGTTCACGGGCGGCAGCGCGGTGGACCAGCGGCTCGAGAACctgaagctggacgatGTAATTTAA
- a CDS encoding NADH-cytochrome b5 reductase 1, whose amino-acid sequence MADNTLILVALTALAAALVGYFSLGTRERKVLKPDQFQEFPLIQKTIVSKNSAIFRFGLPRPTDVLGLPVGQHISIGAEIDGKEIVRSYTPMSLDEDAKGYFDLLIKVYEKGNISKHVDGLKLGENVRVRGPKGFFTYTPNMVREFVMVAGGTGITPMYQIIKAITNNPQDKTKVTLLYGNVTAEDILLKAELDLIEKEHPNIKVVHVLNNAPEDWAGETGFITKELLEKHGAAAADDVQVLLCGPPPMTSALKKAAHELGFKKARPVSKAGDQIFVF is encoded by the coding sequence ATGGCTGACAACACTTTGATTCTCGTTGCGCTGACCGCGCTCGCGGCAGCTCTTGTGGGCTACTTCTCGCTCGGCACCCGCGAGCGCAAGGTCCTCAAGCCGGACCAGTTCCAGGAATTCCCGCTGATTCAGAAGACAATTgtgtccaaaaactcgGCCATCTTCCGCTTTGGTCTCCCAAGACCGACCGACGTGCTGGGCCTGCCTGTCGGGCAACATATCTCGATTGGCGCCGAGATTGACGGCAAGGAGATTGTGCGCTCGTACACGCCAATGTCGCTCGATGAGGACGCCAAGGGTTATTTCGACCTGCTGATCAAGGTCTACGAGAAGGGTAACATTTCGAAACACGTGGACGGGCTCAAATTGGGCGAAAACGTTCGTGTGCGCGGGCCGAAAGGATTCTTCACGTACACGCCCAACATGGTGCGCGAGTTTGTGATGGTGGCAGGCGGCACGGGCATAACTCCGATGTACCAGATCATCAAGGCCATAACCAACAATCCGCAGGATAAAACCAAGGTGACGCTGCTGTACGGCAATGTGACGGCCGAGGACATTTTGCTGAAAGCGGAGCTGGACCTGATCGAGAAGGAGCACCCGAACATCAAAGTTGTGCATGTTTTGAACAACGCTCCGGAGGACTGGGCAGGCGAGACCGGATTTATAaccaaggagctgcttgagaaGCACGGAGCCGCGGCGGCGGATGACGTGCAGGTGCTGCTGTGCGGTCCACCGCCTATGACTAGCGCGCTGAAGAAGGCTGCGCACGAGCTGGGCTTCAAGAAGGCCCGGCCGGTGTCGAAGGCGGGCGACCAGATCTTTGTGTTCTAG